The genome window TCCACTCCAACTCCAACGTCAAGGAACCGGTCAAGCAGGGTATGTGGGGCATCTTTGAAGTATTTGCTGACACTATCGTGGTCTGCACCCTGACTGCTTTCGCTGTGCTTTCCTCCGGGATAATCGATCTGAATACCGGTGTGCTGACAGATGCCTTCAGCAACCTGACCAAGAATGACCTGGTTGCCACCGTTTTCAACAAACAGTTTGGCGTGATCGGCTCCGGCTTTATTGCCATATCCATTGCGCTGTTTGCGTTCTCTACCGTACTGGGATGGAGCCACTACGGAACGAAAGCCTGTGAATACCTGCTGGGTGAGAAAAACACTGTTCCATACCGGGTGATTTTTGTGCTGCTGGTGTTCGGCGGCGCGGTGATGGGGGACAACCTGGCCTGGGATCTGGCTGACACGTTCAACGGCCTGATGATGATCCCGAACCTGATCGGCGTGATCGCCCTGTCCGGCGTTGTGGCGAAGATCACAAAGAACTATGTGGACCGTCACCTGCGCGGCCGCCAGATAGAGCCGATGTACTCCGCTTTCCAGGATATACAGGAGGAAGAGGAAGCGGCTCCTCCCACTGACGAAGACGACTGATTTCCGAAAAACAACATCCCCGGGCTGAACGGCCCGGGGATGGTTTTTTCTATTTGCAAGTGATTAGATTATCCCATCTTCTGGACAACGAAGCATTCCGGCGCGCCGGGACCGGCGTTCAGGAAGGCCTGGCGAAGCACATTGAAGGTCTTGTTGGAAAGGGAGGAAAAGAAAGGAACCAGCTCGTTCCGCTCCCGGTCTCCTTCCGAATGACCCGGATAGGCACAGAGCACCAGTACGCCTCCGGCCTGCAGGAGATCCAAAGCCTGGGAAACGGCCTCCCGGGTGGTTTCCCAGTGCGTGGTCACGGAGTGATCACCGCCCGGAAGCCAGCCAAGATTGAATACCGCCGCCTGTACGGGTTCATGCACATGCTCATTCATATGCTGATGACCGCAGCAGAAAAGCTCCGCACGATCCGCAACGCCTTCCCGGCGGAGCAGCGCTTCCGTAGAGACGACAGCCTGCTCCTGCACATCAAAGGCATATACCCGGCCGGACGGCCCCACGGTCTGGCAAAGGAAAAGGGTATCATGACCGTTGCCCATGGTCGCGTCGATGACGGTATCCCCGGGACTGACGGCCCGCGAAAGGATTTCTTTTGCCAGGAACCTGGCGGACTTCAGTTCGTAGCTCATAAGCGGTGAACTCCTGCTTTTTATTTCGTCTTTACTATGTTGAAGCCGGGCGGTTTTGTCAAGTGTACGCATACGGAAACAAACAAAACGCGGTTGTTTTCATCCGGGCTTTTTGGTATACTGACATGACGAAATGTGAGAAGTGCCGCGGCGCGGTGAAATAAAACAAGACAGGTGAAAAAGATTGAGAACGAAACGAATTCTGACAGTTATTACAGCTATCACGCTTTGTATCACAGCGGCATCGGCCGCGGGGGAAATCCATTCCAGAGATATCGAAAGCAACGGGAAAGTCATTGAAACGGTCTGGCAGGATGACAACGGACAGCCGGCGACCGGACCTGAAGGATACACTACCGTACGGTATACCTACAAACGGGAACTGACAACAGAGGAATACCTGGACGCTGACGGACAGCCTGTCCAGGCTTCCGGCGGGTATTACCGCAAGGCAGTGACCAGGGACGGAAAAGGCAACGTGATCCAGATCGAATACCAGGATCAGAAGGGTGAACGCGTACTGAACCGGTGGGGATACGCGGCAGTGACCATGTCCTATACAGGCTTCGGAGCCGTCAAGCTGGTGACCTATACCGGCCTGAACAAAAGGGCGGTGACAGTACCTTCCCTCGGATACGCGTCTGTGCTGACCCAATACAGCAATAAAACCATGACCAGCAAAACCTTCCGGGATGAGAAGGGAAAACCGGTGGACAACGTCCAGGGATTCGCGGTCATCCGGCAGAAGCTGAACAAGCGCTACCAGGTGCTGAGCACCCGCTATGACCATGCGGACGGCTCGCCGGCAACGGGACCGGACGGATGGTTCCGCTGCGTGAAGGACCGGGATGACCAGGGCCGGGTGACAGCCGTTTCCTACTATGACGTAAACAGCCAGCTTACTGACCGGGGCGCGGGATACGCCCAGGAAAAATACGCTTATGAGGGAAACAACATTGTGAAGCTGACCCGCTGTGACGCAGCCGGCGGAGTGATTACGGATGCCTCCGGGGTTGCCACGCTTGTACGGGAAATGAAGGATGACAGGATCATCCGGGAAAGCTTCCTGGACAGTGAGGGAAAGCGGACGAACAATAGCCTCGGCGTTGGCGGCATCCTGTACAGCTATGACCAGCGGGGCGGCATTGAAAAGGTAATGTACCAGGATACGGAAGGGAATCCTGCCCTGTGCACCGGGGGATATGCCGGATATCACGACACAAAGGATGAAGACGGAGTAACGGTCAGCCGCACCTTCCTGGGAACGGACGGCCTGGCCGCGGAAACACCGGGCGGATACAGCGAAATCCGTTATTTCTACAACGAATTCAAACAGCTCACGTCAACGCGTTATTATGATTTGAACGGGAAACAGGTCCAGGCCGAATAAGAGGCGGAGGAGCAGAAGATGGATATCGGAAAGCTGAAGGCACCCTATCAGATCACAGAGATCGATCCCTGGCTCGCACCCTACGGGAATGATATTGAGCTGCGGATGGACCGGTTTAAGGACAAACGCCGGCAGCTGGTAGGCGAGTCAGCCTCGCTGAAGGACTTTGCCAACGGATATCTGTTTTTCGGCTTTCACAGGACAAAAAACGGCTGGGTTTTCCGCGAATGGATGCCCGGAGCGGATGAAGTCCGCCTGATGGGGGATTTCAATGAGTGGAACAGGGACAGCCACCCCCTGGACCGCGGGGAAAACGGCGTATGGGAAATCGCCATGCCCGGAGCGGACAGCCTGAAGGAAGGCCAGAATGTAAAGCTGTGGGTCAGGAAAGGGGACAACTGGTTTGAACGCCTTCCTGCCTACAGCATGAAGGTGGTCATGGATGAACAGACCAGCATCCTGTGCACACAGGTATGGGATGCTGAAAAAGAATATCCCTGGACGGACGCGGGATTTACAGCAGTGAAACCGGACGCTCCTCTGATCTACGAGGCGCACATCGGCATGAGCCAGGACCGGGAAGGGATCGGAACCTACCGTGAGTTCGCGGAGAACGTGCTGCCGCGCATCCGGGACCTGGGTTACAACACCGTGCAGCTGATGGCGATCCAGGAACATCCGTATTACGGATCCTTCGGATACCAGGTGACCAACTTCTTTGCGGCTTCCCACTGGTACGGCGTGCCGGAGGACCTGAAGTACCTGGTGAACACCGCCCACAGCATGGGAATCCGTGTGCTGCTGGATGTGGTGCACAGCCACGCCTGTCCGAACGTGGGGGAAGGGCTGCAGCTGCAGGACGGAACCGAAGACCAGTATTTCCTCGCCGGAGGGGAAGGCTGGCATCCCGCCTGGGGCACAAAGCTCTTCAATTACGGGCGGACCGAGGTCCTGCACTTCCTGCTGAGCAACCTGAAATTCTGGCTGGAGGAATATCACTTCGACGGGTTCCGCTTTGACGGCGTCACCAGCATGATCTATCACGATCACGGCCTCGGCAGCGCCTTTACGAATTATGATATGTACTTCAATCTCAACACGGATCTGGAAGCGCTGAATTACCTGCAGCTGGCGAATGAACTGATCCACGAGGTGAATCCGAACGCGACAACTGTCGCGGAGGATATGAGCGGCATGCCCGGTATGTGCCTGCCGATCGAGCAGGGCGGCATCGGGTTTGATTACCGGCTGGCCATGGGTGAGCCTGATTACTGGATCAAGCTGCTGAAGGATACCCGGGACGAGGACTGGAATATGAACGGCCTGTGGTATGAAATGACCACGCGGCGGCCGCAGGAAAAGATCATCGGTTACTGTGAGAGCCATGACCAGGCCCTGGTGGGAGACAAGACCATTATTTTCCGGATGGCGGACGCTGAAATGTATACGGGAATGATGAAGGATTACCATTCCCTGACCATGGACCGGGCCATTGAACTGCACAAGATCATCAGGCTGTACACGATGAGCCTGGGCGGCAACGGATATCTGAACTTCATGGGCAATGAATTCGGCCATCCGGAATGGATCGATTTCCCGCGGGAAGGAAACGGATGGAGTTACAAATACTGCCGGAGGCAGTGGTCGCTGGTGGACAACCCGGACCTGAAGTTCGGGTGGCTGAACGATTTTGACAAGGCAATGATCAGCCTGGCCGGGGAAAAGAAGCTGCTGGATGACCCGGCTGCTGTCAGCCTGTGGATCGATCCGGAACGGAAGATCATCAGCTTCAGCCGGGGCGGACTCCTGTTTGTGTTCAATTTCCATAACAGCTATTCGGAGCAGAGCTTCTTCCTGCATGCCCACACAACCGGAGAGGGATCCTATAAGGTGATCCTGAGCACGGATGAAAAACGGTTCGGTGGCCCGGGTCTGATTGACCATGACTATATTTACCAGACTGCCTATACGGAAGGCCGGGGCCTCGGATTCAACGTCTACAGCCCCTGCCGTACAGCCATGGTGCTGGAACGAATCGGCGAATAACGGAGGCTTCGGATGATTTTTGAGGCAAAGGGCAATGCCCTGACCGCGCGCAGGGGCGGTGAAACCCTGCGGATTGAAAGCTGGGGAAAGGATTCCCTTCGGGTCCGGGCATATCTGTATGACACAAATTCAGAATCTGATTTCGCCCTGACTGAAAAGCCGGAAGAAACAGACTGCCGGGTCAGCATCAGCCAGCGTGAGGACCAGGGCGCGGCGGACGGGCCTGGCTACGCGGCCCCTTACGCGGTGATTGAGAACGGCCGGATCAGGGCTGAGGTCAATTTTGCCGGTGTAATCAGCTTTTACAGGGATGGAAATCTGATCCTGCGGGAATATTTCCGCTCCTACGGCGGAACGATCGCGCGGACCAGCCGCTGCCTGAAGATCGTGAACCGGGAATGGAAGGGAAACGCCGGCGGAAGCGAATACCGGCTCACCGTCCGGTTTGATCCCAACGAAAATGAAAAAATATACGGCATGGGACAGTATCAGCAGCCGAACCTGAACCTGAAGGGGAGCATGCTGGAACTGGCCCAGCGCAACAGCCAGATCTCCGTACCCTTTATGGTCAGTTCCCTGGGATACGGATTCCTGTGGAACAATCCGGCGGTGGGACGGGCCACCTTCGCGAACAACCTGACAGAATGGGTTGCCTACAGTACCCGGCAGATGGATTACTGGATCTGCGCCGGCGAAAACCCGAAGGACATCCTCTGCAAATACTCGGCTGTAACCGGGCACGCTCCCATGTTCCCGGAAAAACTGATGGGGCTGTGGCAGTGCAAACTGCGGTACCGTACACAGGAGGAAGTGCTGTCTGTTGCCAGGCAGTACCAGCGGGAAGGCATCAAAATCGACCAGATCGTGATCGACTTCTTCCACTGGACCGTGCAGGGAGACTGGAAGTTTGACAAAACCTACTGGCCGGATCCGAAGGCCATGGTGGATGAACTGCACAGCATGGGTATCCGGGTGATTGTGTCCGTATGGCCCAGCGTGGACCGGCGGAGTGAAAACTTCGGGCCGATGATGGAACGGGGCCTGCTGATCCGGACTGAGCGCGGCGCGGCCCAGACCTATGATTACCAGGGTGACTGCGTTGAGATCGATCCGTTCAATCCGGAGGCCAGGCAGTATATCTGGGACGTATGCAAAAAGAACTATTATGACCTCGGCATAGACGGATTCTGGCTGGACAATTCAGAACCTGATTACGGGGTATACGACTTTGACAACTACCGCTATTTCGCGGGACCGGCCCTGAGCTGCAGCAACCTGTATCCGCAGATGTTCTCCCGCGCGTTTTACGAACCCATGGCTGCCGGAAAGGGCACTGACGCGGTGAACCTGCTCCGCTGCGGCTGGGCGGGCAGCCAGAAATATGGCAATGTGATCTGGTCCGGAGACGTGCCCAGCACCTTTGAATCCTTCCGGGAACAGCTCCAGGCGGGACTGAATATCGGCCTGGCCGGTATACCCTGGTGGACAACGGATATCGGCGGATTCATGACGGACGACGTGAACGATCCTGATTTTCGGGAACTGCTGATCCGCTGGTATCAGTTCGCGGTATACAGCGCGGTGCTCCGGATGCACGGGGACCGCGGCCCCTTCACGATCCCGGCGCTTGATGACAGGGACTGGGGCGGCGGATACCTCCATACGGGCCAGCCCAACGAGCTGTGGAGCTACGGCGAAGAGAACTACCGTATTATGCGGAAGTATTATGATGTGCGCATTTCCATGCATGCTTATATCCGTGACCTGTACAGGGAGGCCCATGAAACAGGCGCACCGCTGATCCGGACCATGTTCTTTGAATTCCCGCAGGATGCCGCGTGCTGGGACCTGCAGGACCAGTACATGTTCGGCAGCAGGTACCTGGTCGCACCCGTGCTTGAGCTGCACCAGCGGGAACGCGGTGTGTACCTGCCGGAGGGCCGGTGGAAAGACCTGAACAGCGGCGCTGTACTGGACGGCGGACGCGTTGTGACTGCCCCCGCGCCGATCGACCAGATTCCCGTGTATGAAAAGGTGTGAAAACATACCGGAAAATCCCTGAAATAATTGATAAATAAGGCTTGAAAAGCGTCCGGAAGTATGCTATACTTCCGGACGTATGGTTTCCATACGATTAATCAGCGGCACTACGCCTTGAAAGAAGGGTTTAACGTAAAGAACGGAAACAGCCTGAAGGCCTTCGAAGACTGTCGGAGAGCATCTTTTCCGTATAGTCAGAGCAGGCTGATGGAGGGCTTGTTTTCCGCTCTTTTTCATTGCCCGAAAAGGATGGGGGACTGACAGATGGCCAAAACGGAAGCACTGTCCGGCCTTGAATCAAAAGCCCGGACGATTGCGGAGAAAATGGGGTATGAACTGGTGGATCTCTGCATGGACCGTGAACCCACCGGAAAGTATCTGCGGTTTTACATCGACAGGGACGAAGGTGTCAGCCTGGATGACTGTGAAGCGTATCACAAGGCAGTCCGGGCTGCGGCTGACAGCGTGGATTACGATTTCATGGAGGTTTCTTCTCCCGGTATTGACAGACCACTGAAGACGGACCGGGACTTTGAAAGAAACCTCGGAAGCGAAATCGAGATCAGGCTGTTCAGGCCCATTGAGGGAACAAAGGTTTATACCGGCGTCCTCGCGGGGCTTGAGGAGGGTAACATCGTAATCGACACGGCAGAAGGCCGGACACTCATCCCGCGCAAAGCTGCCGCGCTTGTGAAGCCCGTTGTTGACATGGAAGGAATCGAGGATGTCGATCTTTCCGAAGACAGCGAATCGGACGACAGTCAGTGACGAGAACAACACGGAGACGTGAGAAAGGAAAGCAACATGAAATCCGAAGTCATAGAAGCCATCAGGATGCTGGCAAAGGAAAAAGAGATTCCCGAGGAAACACTGTTCAAGACCATTGAGGAGGCCCTGAAGGCCGCTTACAGGAAGAACCTGCCGAAGAGCGAAACCGCTCCCAACAACCTGGACGTTACCGTAAACCGCCAGGACGGCAGCATCTCCGTATATGCCCGCAAGCTGATCCTTGAGGATGAAGAGATTGAGGATCCCACCAACCAGATCAGCCTGAAGGAAGCGCAGAAGATCAACCCCTCCTACCAGATGGGGGACATCGCTGAAGTGGACGTTACACCCAACGGGTTCCTGCGCGTGGCTGCCCAGACGGCCAAGCAGGTGATCATCCAGCACATCCGTGAAGCGGAACGCGGCAAGATCTATGACGAATACATCGAGAAGGAAAGCGAAATCCTGACCGGTATCGTTGAACGCATTGAGCCCAAGGCAGCCTATATCGACCTGGGCCGGACCGAAGGCGTGCTGGAACGGGATGAGATGATCCCCGGTGAGGAACTGCATGACGGAGACCACATCAAGGTTTATATCCTTGAAGTGCACAAGACCAGCCAGAATGCCGGCTACACTCCCCAGGTTTATGTCAGCCGGATCCATCCGAACCTGGTCAAGCGCCTGTTTGAGATGGAAGTTCCGGAAATCGCCGGCGGTATCGTAACAATCAAGAATATCGCCCGTGAAGCCGGAAGCCGCACCAAGATCGCCGTGCACAGCGCGGACGTGATGATCGATCCCGTTGGCGCCTGCGTCGGACAGCGCGGCGGCCGTGTGGACCGTGTCG of Aristaeella lactis contains these proteins:
- a CDS encoding class I SAM-dependent methyltransferase, which translates into the protein MSYELKSARFLAKEILSRAVSPGDTVIDATMGNGHDTLFLCQTVGPSGRVYAFDVQEQAVVSTEALLRREGVADRAELFCCGHQHMNEHVHEPVQAAVFNLGWLPGGDHSVTTHWETTREAVSQALDLLQAGGVLVLCAYPGHSEGDRERNELVPFFSSLSNKTFNVLRQAFLNAGPGAPECFVVQKMG
- a CDS encoding alpha-amylase family glycosyl hydrolase is translated as MDIGKLKAPYQITEIDPWLAPYGNDIELRMDRFKDKRRQLVGESASLKDFANGYLFFGFHRTKNGWVFREWMPGADEVRLMGDFNEWNRDSHPLDRGENGVWEIAMPGADSLKEGQNVKLWVRKGDNWFERLPAYSMKVVMDEQTSILCTQVWDAEKEYPWTDAGFTAVKPDAPLIYEAHIGMSQDREGIGTYREFAENVLPRIRDLGYNTVQLMAIQEHPYYGSFGYQVTNFFAASHWYGVPEDLKYLVNTAHSMGIRVLLDVVHSHACPNVGEGLQLQDGTEDQYFLAGGEGWHPAWGTKLFNYGRTEVLHFLLSNLKFWLEEYHFDGFRFDGVTSMIYHDHGLGSAFTNYDMYFNLNTDLEALNYLQLANELIHEVNPNATTVAEDMSGMPGMCLPIEQGGIGFDYRLAMGEPDYWIKLLKDTRDEDWNMNGLWYEMTTRRPQEKIIGYCESHDQALVGDKTIIFRMADAEMYTGMMKDYHSLTMDRAIELHKIIRLYTMSLGGNGYLNFMGNEFGHPEWIDFPREGNGWSYKYCRRQWSLVDNPDLKFGWLNDFDKAMISLAGEKKLLDDPAAVSLWIDPERKIISFSRGGLLFVFNFHNSYSEQSFFLHAHTTGEGSYKVILSTDEKRFGGPGLIDHDYIYQTAYTEGRGLGFNVYSPCRTAMVLERIGE
- a CDS encoding glycoside hydrolase family 31 protein, encoding MIFEAKGNALTARRGGETLRIESWGKDSLRVRAYLYDTNSESDFALTEKPEETDCRVSISQREDQGAADGPGYAAPYAVIENGRIRAEVNFAGVISFYRDGNLILREYFRSYGGTIARTSRCLKIVNREWKGNAGGSEYRLTVRFDPNENEKIYGMGQYQQPNLNLKGSMLELAQRNSQISVPFMVSSLGYGFLWNNPAVGRATFANNLTEWVAYSTRQMDYWICAGENPKDILCKYSAVTGHAPMFPEKLMGLWQCKLRYRTQEEVLSVARQYQREGIKIDQIVIDFFHWTVQGDWKFDKTYWPDPKAMVDELHSMGIRVIVSVWPSVDRRSENFGPMMERGLLIRTERGAAQTYDYQGDCVEIDPFNPEARQYIWDVCKKNYYDLGIDGFWLDNSEPDYGVYDFDNYRYFAGPALSCSNLYPQMFSRAFYEPMAAGKGTDAVNLLRCGWAGSQKYGNVIWSGDVPSTFESFREQLQAGLNIGLAGIPWWTTDIGGFMTDDVNDPDFRELLIRWYQFAVYSAVLRMHGDRGPFTIPALDDRDWGGGYLHTGQPNELWSYGEENYRIMRKYYDVRISMHAYIRDLYREAHETGAPLIRTMFFEFPQDAACWDLQDQYMFGSRYLVAPVLELHQRERGVYLPEGRWKDLNSGAVLDGGRVVTAPAPIDQIPVYEKV
- the rimP gene encoding ribosome maturation factor RimP, with translation MAKTEALSGLESKARTIAEKMGYELVDLCMDREPTGKYLRFYIDRDEGVSLDDCEAYHKAVRAAADSVDYDFMEVSSPGIDRPLKTDRDFERNLGSEIEIRLFRPIEGTKVYTGVLAGLEEGNIVIDTAEGRTLIPRKAAALVKPVVDMEGIEDVDLSEDSESDDSQ
- the nusA gene encoding transcription termination factor NusA, which codes for MKSEVIEAIRMLAKEKEIPEETLFKTIEEALKAAYRKNLPKSETAPNNLDVTVNRQDGSISVYARKLILEDEEIEDPTNQISLKEAQKINPSYQMGDIAEVDVTPNGFLRVAAQTAKQVIIQHIREAERGKIYDEYIEKESEILTGIVERIEPKAAYIDLGRTEGVLERDEMIPGEELHDGDHIKVYILEVHKTSQNAGYTPQVYVSRIHPNLVKRLFEMEVPEIAGGIVTIKNIAREAGSRTKIAVHSADVMIDPVGACVGQRGGRVDRVVTELKGEKIDIIKWSSNPAEFVANALNPAHVLSVYQAKDEKAFRVIVPDNQLSLAIGKEGQNARLAAKLTGWKIDIKSQSQAAEMDDMVDENGEMTEFVQVETPAYDSFTMDYDAEIGGDDDTM